In one Candidatus Leptovillus gracilis genomic region, the following are encoded:
- the hypE gene encoding hydrogenase expression/formation protein HypE, with translation MCPIPIRDRGTVIMGHGSGGKLSHDLIAARFLPSFDNVILRAGNDAGVVQINQTNLALSTDSHVVWPLFFPGGDIGKLAVCGTVNDVAMMGARPLYLTAGFILEEGLEIGLLERIVESMQAAAAEAGVQIVAGDTKVVERGKADGVYINTAGVGLMQPGINIGGAQAQPGDVVIVSGMLGDHGIAVLGARGDLGIETAVTSDVAPLNHMVTAMLSASEHIHVLRDPTRGGLATTLNEIARQSNVGIIIHEDKLPIRPAVRAACEMLGFDPLYIANEGKLVAVAARQDADAVLAAIRQSPYGADAVIIGEVQAAAHGRVLLKTNFGSSRIVDMLMGEILPRIC, from the coding sequence ATGTGCCCTATACCCATCCGCGACCGGGGGACGGTGATTATGGGACATGGCAGCGGCGGTAAACTCTCCCACGACCTGATTGCCGCTCGCTTTTTGCCATCCTTCGATAACGTGATCTTACGCGCCGGTAATGACGCCGGGGTGGTACAGATCAACCAGACTAATCTGGCCCTCAGCACCGATTCGCATGTGGTTTGGCCGCTGTTTTTTCCCGGCGGCGATATTGGCAAACTGGCGGTGTGTGGCACGGTGAATGATGTGGCGATGATGGGGGCACGGCCGTTGTATCTGACAGCCGGTTTCATTCTGGAGGAAGGGCTGGAGATCGGCTTGTTGGAACGCATTGTCGAGTCTATGCAGGCGGCAGCGGCCGAAGCCGGGGTGCAAATCGTGGCCGGCGATACCAAAGTGGTGGAGCGGGGCAAGGCCGATGGCGTTTATATCAACACCGCCGGGGTGGGACTCATGCAGCCGGGTATCAACATTGGCGGCGCGCAGGCCCAGCCTGGCGATGTGGTGATTGTGTCCGGGATGTTGGGCGATCATGGCATTGCTGTGTTGGGTGCGCGGGGTGATTTGGGCATTGAAACGGCCGTCACCAGCGACGTCGCCCCCCTCAACCACATGGTTACCGCCATGTTGTCCGCCAGCGAGCACATTCACGTTTTGCGCGACCCCACCCGCGGCGGTCTGGCGACCACCCTCAACGAAATCGCCCGACAGTCCAACGTGGGCATTATCATCCACGAGGACAAACTGCCCATTCGGCCGGCGGTGCGCGCCGCCTGCGAGATGCTGGGCTTCGACCCGCTGTACATCGCCAACGAAGGCAAACTGGTAGCCGTGGCAGCCCGCCAAGACGCCGACGCGGTATTGGCGGCCATACGCCAGTCGCCCTACGGCGCCGACGCAGTGATCATCGGCGAGGTGCAAGCGGCAGCGCACGGCCGTGTGCTGTTAAAAACCAACTTCGGCAGCAGCCGCATTGTAGACATGCTGATGGGCGAAATTTTGCCCCGCATCTGTTAA
- a CDS encoding CpaF family protein: MSLNQDNNRELAKAKLWLAEKIEASLAEKTAVTRDPQTIQLIRDRYELARQHARINIPPDQEEAFFASLVDEIVGFGPLEPLLKDETVTEVMVNRPDLVYIERKGKMIETNVRFVNDAHIERVINKIIKPLGRVANRENPLVDARLPDGSRVNAVVAPCAIDGPNITIRKFSKTPFVIQDLINFGSLNEDMAEFLRACVVSKLNIVVSGGTGSGKTTLLNVLSSFIPDEDRIVTIEDAAELNLSQRHVVRLETKKPTHRGDSEVTIRDLVINSLRMRPERIVVGECRGGETLDMLQAMNTGHDGSLTTVHANTPRDTISRLETLVLMAGMDLPLSVVRKQIVSAINLIVQQERLRDGSRKVTAITELTGLEGETPVMQDIFRFNEVGEKDGKVIGEFTPGGGRPMIEHRLKVYGFNLPASMFMPSGNRASQQQRRR, translated from the coding sequence ATGTCGCTGAACCAAGACAATAACCGTGAACTGGCTAAAGCCAAATTGTGGCTGGCCGAAAAAATTGAAGCGTCATTGGCTGAGAAAACGGCCGTCACCCGCGACCCCCAAACCATCCAACTCATCCGCGACCGCTACGAATTAGCCCGACAGCACGCCCGTATCAACATCCCGCCGGACCAGGAGGAGGCTTTCTTTGCCAGCCTGGTGGATGAAATTGTCGGCTTTGGCCCGCTGGAGCCGCTGCTCAAAGATGAAACCGTCACCGAAGTCATGGTCAACCGGCCCGACCTGGTTTACATCGAGCGCAAAGGCAAAATGATCGAAACCAACGTGCGCTTTGTCAATGACGCCCACATTGAGCGGGTCATCAACAAAATCATCAAACCCCTGGGGCGCGTCGCCAACCGCGAAAACCCCCTGGTAGACGCCCGCCTGCCCGATGGCTCGCGCGTCAATGCCGTCGTCGCCCCCTGCGCCATAGATGGCCCCAATATCACCATCCGCAAATTCTCCAAGACGCCCTTCGTCATCCAGGACCTGATCAATTTTGGCAGCCTCAACGAGGACATGGCCGAATTTCTGCGCGCCTGTGTCGTTTCCAAGCTGAATATCGTCGTCTCCGGCGGCACAGGCTCCGGCAAAACCACCCTGCTCAACGTGCTTTCCAGCTTCATTCCCGACGAGGATCGCATCGTCACCATCGAAGACGCGGCCGAACTAAATCTGTCGCAGCGCCACGTGGTGCGCCTGGAGACCAAAAAACCTACCCATCGTGGCGACAGCGAAGTGACTATCCGCGATCTGGTCATCAACTCGCTGCGTATGCGGCCGGAACGCATTGTCGTGGGCGAGTGCCGCGGCGGCGAGACGCTGGACATGCTGCAAGCGATGAATACCGGCCACGATGGCAGCCTGACCACCGTCCACGCCAACACCCCCCGCGACACCATTTCCCGCCTGGAGACGTTGGTGTTGATGGCCGGGATGGACCTGCCACTGTCGGTGGTGCGCAAGCAAATTGTGTCAGCCATCAACTTGATTGTGCAGCAGGAGCGCCTGCGCGACGGCAGCCGCAAGGTAACGGCCATCACCGAGCTGACCGGTCTCGAAGGAGAGACGCCGGTAATGCAAGACATCTTCCGGTTTAACGAAGTCGGCGAGAAAGATGGCAAAGTGATTGGCGAATTTACGCCAGGCGGCGGCCGACCGATGATCGAACACCGGTTGAAAGTGTATGGCTTTAACCTGCCTGCCTCCATGTTTATGCCCTCTGGGAACCGCGCCAGCCAACAGCAGCGCCGCCGTTAG
- a CDS encoding M15 family metallopeptidase — translation MSLLHSYYPRRPVRSHLLLLGLLALLLMGCQPATDAVAAATAVPTNLSSTSTSTAVALPTPTTAPPTTPTAVSTATNSPTPVATHTPTVTPTATPIPACTQRVPHDDLLTLVTLTYGLSRDYEPQDLVAINDYFGVDVTLGYPNQLREAAIEPLVAMVTDMLSSGLKPQIISGYRSYYSQSIAYNKWFRLNPESAAIVSAPPGHSEHQLGTAVDFGSPELPDVVGQEDIEFHTYFFKTSEGIWLLENAHRYGFTLSYSREAFELTGFYYEPWHYRYIGVEMATQLKEMGMTLTEYQLISQPEPCIPEDK, via the coding sequence ATGAGTTTGTTGCATAGCTATTACCCGCGCAGACCTGTCAGGTCTCATTTGTTGCTATTGGGGCTGTTGGCCCTGCTGTTGATGGGCTGCCAGCCAGCGACAGACGCCGTTGCGGCGGCAACGGCCGTTCCCACCAACTTATCATCCACCTCCACCAGCACGGCCGTTGCCCTGCCCACACCCACCACAGCGCCGCCGACCACGCCAACGGCCGTGTCCACCGCCACCAACTCGCCCACCCCTGTCGCCACCCATACGCCCACCGTCACGCCAACAGCCACACCCATCCCCGCCTGCACCCAGCGTGTGCCCCACGACGACCTGCTGACGCTGGTTACACTGACCTACGGCCTCAGCCGGGATTACGAGCCGCAGGATTTGGTGGCGATCAATGATTATTTTGGCGTGGATGTGACCCTGGGCTACCCCAACCAGCTACGCGAAGCAGCGATTGAACCCCTGGTGGCCATGGTCACAGACATGCTGTCCTCCGGGCTAAAGCCACAGATCATCTCTGGTTATCGCAGTTATTACTCGCAAAGCATCGCCTACAACAAATGGTTCAGGCTCAATCCGGAAAGCGCAGCCATCGTCAGTGCGCCGCCGGGACACAGCGAACATCAATTGGGCACGGCCGTAGACTTTGGCTCGCCCGAACTGCCAGACGTGGTTGGACAGGAGGATATTGAGTTTCACACTTACTTTTTCAAGACCAGCGAAGGCATCTGGCTGCTGGAAAACGCCCATCGCTATGGCTTTACCCTCAGCTACAGCCGCGAGGCGTTTGAGCTGACCGGCTTCTATTACGAACCCTGGCATTATCGCTACATCGGCGTGGAAATGGCAACGCAGCTCAAAGAAATGGGCATGACCCTGACCGAGTACCAGCTTATCTCCCAACCTGAACCATGTATCCCGGAGGATAAATGA
- a CDS encoding CapA family protein codes for MSRRLHLALAWGILFGAVVLLAACGSTAVPTPPPTNSPTNTPPPQPSHTPTIQPSNTPTAVPPTAVPPTAVPPTAVPPTTTATPEPTATPKPVVSISVPGVWLEPVGAALAQDESDWVWQPVRADDPTANAAPIALMNNAEGVLVAREPLVLVVPFNHSWTYANLTEAQAIITNGHALAKAMPWSAMRPTQRPLLINGLPPDDPDYPLWDSWSLVGQAGYETAVTQLAAILQPVLAPLPVIKLAAVGDVNLDRSLGNAISQGYIDFPFANVAPFFHAADLTVGNLETALGDIGEPQPKNYTFQSPPASAQSLANAGFDVLSLANNHALDYGPESLLQGLDLLAEQGVAVVGAGVNAAAARAPFITEANGLKVAFLGYVHVPVEVTSHFDTASWTATADTPGLAWAVPAEIAEDVTAVRPQADLVVVILHSGYEYVIPPSEEQKAAAYAAIDAGADLVIGHHAHILQGVQFYKNGVIAFGLGNFAFNIDGEPNSIILNVWLDANGVRQLEFIPTIIQFGGQPRLADPEEAGVIRQQIYDRSRAFPLP; via the coding sequence ATGAGCAGAAGGCTGCATTTGGCGCTGGCGTGGGGCATTCTGTTTGGAGCCGTCGTTTTGCTGGCGGCGTGTGGTAGCACGGCCGTTCCCACCCCCCCACCAACCAACTCACCAACCAATACACCACCACCCCAACCGTCCCACACACCAACCATTCAACCATCCAACACACCAACGGCCGTGCCGCCAACGGCCGTGCCGCCAACGGCCGTGCCGCCAACGGCCGTGCCGCCAACGACCACCGCCACCCCTGAACCAACGGCCACGCCAAAGCCGGTGGTCTCGATCAGCGTGCCCGGCGTCTGGCTGGAGCCGGTAGGGGCAGCCCTGGCGCAGGACGAATCGGACTGGGTCTGGCAGCCTGTCCGCGCCGACGATCCGACTGCCAACGCAGCGCCCATCGCCCTGATGAACAATGCCGAAGGGGTACTGGTGGCCCGGGAACCATTGGTGCTGGTGGTTCCGTTTAACCATAGTTGGACCTATGCCAACCTGACCGAAGCACAGGCCATCATCACCAACGGCCACGCGCTGGCAAAAGCGATGCCCTGGTCGGCGATGCGGCCAACACAACGGCCGCTGCTGATCAACGGGCTGCCGCCCGATGACCCTGATTATCCCTTGTGGGACAGTTGGTCGTTGGTGGGGCAGGCGGGATACGAGACGGCTGTCACCCAATTGGCCGCCATCCTCCAACCTGTACTCGCGCCGCTGCCGGTTATTAAACTGGCGGCCGTCGGCGACGTGAACCTGGACCGTTCCCTGGGCAACGCCATCAGCCAGGGCTATATAGATTTTCCCTTCGCCAATGTCGCCCCATTCTTCCACGCCGCCGACCTGACGGTGGGCAATCTGGAAACAGCCCTCGGCGACATCGGCGAGCCGCAGCCCAAAAACTACACCTTCCAATCTCCGCCCGCCAGCGCCCAAAGCCTGGCGAACGCCGGTTTTGACGTGCTGTCTTTAGCCAATAACCATGCCCTGGATTATGGCCCGGAATCGCTGCTGCAAGGGTTGGATTTGCTGGCCGAACAAGGGGTGGCCGTCGTCGGCGCGGGCGTGAACGCCGCCGCCGCCCGCGCCCCCTTCATCACCGAAGCCAACGGTTTGAAGGTGGCCTTCCTGGGCTACGTCCATGTGCCGGTGGAAGTGACCAGCCACTTCGATACCGCCTCCTGGACGGCGACGGCCGATACGCCGGGTCTGGCGTGGGCTGTACCGGCGGAGATTGCCGAAGATGTAACGGCCGTGCGCCCCCAGGCGGATCTTGTCGTGGTAATTTTGCACAGCGGCTACGAATACGTCATCCCACCCAGCGAAGAGCAGAAAGCGGCCGCCTACGCCGCTATAGACGCCGGCGCCGACCTGGTTATCGGCCACCACGCCCATATTTTGCAGGGTGTACAATTTTACAAGAATGGCGTGATTGCTTTTGGGTTGGGCAACTTTGCCTTCAACATAGATGGCGAGCCGAACAGCATTATTCTGAATGTCTGGTTAGACGCCAATGGGGTGCGCCAATTGGAGTTTATCCCCACCATCATCCAATTTGGCGGCCAACCCCGTCTGGCGGACCCAGAAGAAGCCGGGGTCATTCGGCAACAAATCTATGATCGCAGCCGCGCCTTCCCCCTGCCATAA
- a CDS encoding class I SAM-dependent methyltransferase: MTDQDRLKWNGRYAAEGDHWQSSPPRKLLQTYLAQLPHSGLALDAAAGVGVHGLVLARRGLHVLALDISEVGLRLARTQALVEGVWLETAVYDLSRPWFPPHSFDVIVNFRFLQRATFAAYRHALKPGGWLIFETFIRAPETTTDVDFYLQPGELHAAFADFALLHSEEVAINGRSGQSKQVAQLVARKPDEI, translated from the coding sequence ATGACTGACCAGGATCGCTTGAAGTGGAACGGCCGTTACGCCGCTGAAGGAGATCATTGGCAGAGCAGCCCGCCGCGTAAGCTGCTGCAAACCTACCTGGCGCAGCTGCCCCACAGCGGGCTGGCGTTGGATGCGGCCGCTGGGGTAGGGGTGCATGGATTGGTCCTGGCGCGGCGCGGGCTGCATGTACTGGCTTTGGACATTTCTGAGGTGGGGCTGCGGCTGGCGCGGACGCAGGCGTTGGTGGAAGGGGTGTGGCTGGAAACGGCCGTTTACGACCTTTCTCGCCCCTGGTTTCCACCGCACAGTTTCGACGTAATTGTCAATTTCCGCTTTTTGCAGCGGGCCACTTTTGCCGCCTACCGCCACGCCCTCAAACCCGGTGGCTGGCTCATCTTCGAGACCTTCATCCGCGCGCCAGAAACGACCACCGACGTGGACTTTTACCTGCAACCAGGTGAACTACACGCCGCTTTTGCCGATTTTGCGCTGCTGCACAGCGAGGAAGTGGCGATAAACGGCCGTTCCGGGCAGTCTAAGCAGGTGGCCCAGTTGGTCGCCCGCAAGCCGGATGAGATATAG
- a CDS encoding carbohydrate kinase family protein has translation MQIITGGGLRIDYLITHDGQAQIGLPGGNALYAAAGAALWTDRVALWARLGANYPQEWIEELVRRGLAAAGLVRLPDEQDHRTFFAYNTPDGRRDDTNPAAHFRRIQQPLPAALHDYVHSTPHQDDPTLYEPLALRPADWPPAYDGATAVHLSPHPLRSHLAIPAALRQHQVQLITLDPGERYMVPDLIPHLRSFLPLLDAFLPSDQEIRSLFGDEVMAEEAAEMLHGWGARIVVIKLGPQGVLVREENGRITHLPPYHRPDSQQVVDVTGAGDAFCGGFMAGLAQTRNAITAANMGLVSASFVVESYGALSALGIPRPAALNRLQELTNQ, from the coding sequence ATGCAGATCATCACAGGTGGCGGACTGCGGATTGATTACCTCATCACCCACGATGGGCAGGCGCAGATTGGACTGCCGGGCGGCAACGCGCTTTACGCGGCGGCCGGCGCCGCACTCTGGACCGACCGGGTGGCTTTGTGGGCGCGCCTGGGGGCCAACTATCCACAGGAGTGGATAGAAGAGCTGGTCCGGCGCGGGTTGGCTGCGGCCGGATTGGTACGGCTGCCCGACGAGCAAGATCACCGCACGTTTTTTGCCTACAACACCCCAGACGGCCGTCGAGACGATACCAATCCCGCCGCTCACTTTCGCCGCATTCAGCAGCCGCTGCCGGCCGCTTTGCATGATTACGTCCATTCCACTCCCCACCAGGACGACCCCACCCTCTACGAGCCGTTGGCCTTACGGCCGGCCGACTGGCCGCCAGCCTATGATGGGGCGACGGCCGTCCACCTCTCGCCCCACCCCCTACGCAGCCACCTCGCCATTCCCGCGGCGCTGCGTCAACACCAGGTCCAATTGATTACCCTGGACCCCGGCGAGCGTTACATGGTTCCAGACCTCATTCCCCACCTGCGATCTTTTTTACCTCTACTGGATGCCTTCTTGCCCAGCGACCAGGAGATTCGCTCGCTGTTCGGCGACGAAGTGATGGCCGAAGAAGCAGCCGAAATGTTGCACGGTTGGGGCGCGCGGATCGTGGTGATTAAATTGGGGCCACAGGGTGTGTTAGTGCGGGAGGAAAACGGCCGTATCACCCATTTACCCCCTTACCACCGGCCAGACAGCCAACAGGTGGTAGACGTAACCGGCGCCGGCGACGCCTTTTGCGGCGGGTTTATGGCCGGGTTGGCGCAAACTCGCAATGCCATCACTGCCGCCAACATGGGGTTGGTCTCCGCTTCGTTTGTGGTGGAAAGCTACGGCGCATTAAGCGCCCTGGGCATCCCCCGTCCGGCGGCTCTCAACCGGCTGCAAGAGTTGACCAACCAGTAA
- a CDS encoding DUF4342 domain-containing protein, whose amino-acid sequence MSDEQELKDQVESEEILVVEEFDVPEEEGQSWTEEFVVAGEELVGMVKKLVREAAVRRLVIRNEKMNLNLEVPLVLGVAGIALLPVYSAVALIAALVVDCTILVERREPAPAPEPELAAEG is encoded by the coding sequence ATGAGTGACGAACAAGAGTTGAAAGATCAGGTCGAATCAGAAGAGATTCTGGTCGTGGAAGAGTTTGACGTTCCTGAAGAGGAAGGCCAGAGCTGGACGGAAGAATTTGTCGTGGCCGGTGAAGAACTGGTGGGTATGGTGAAGAAACTGGTACGCGAAGCTGCTGTGCGCCGTCTGGTTATCCGCAATGAGAAGATGAATCTGAACCTGGAAGTGCCGCTGGTGTTGGGCGTGGCCGGCATTGCGCTGCTGCCGGTGTATTCGGCCGTCGCTTTAATCGCCGCTTTGGTGGTAGATTGCACTATTTTGGTGGAACGGCGCGAACCGGCCCCGGCGCCAGAGCCGGAACTGGCCGCCGAAGGGTAA
- a CDS encoding PrsW family intramembrane metalloprotease, with amino-acid sequence MNEPTSTILFLSILAAAAPVLLYIGLVYWVDRYEKEPWWLLAAAFFWGAVPSILFAYLFNTLFSLPFFFLAGETLGETLGASFVAPIVEESIKGLAVLGIFVLWRHEIDSPLDGIIYGAMVGLGFALVENVFYFVAVYQEGGVEAWGMNVFLRGIVFGLNHALFSSLTGLGVAVARLSTNPLTKVGALIGGWATAVFLHFLHNFTLSFGNLLCLVALFSDWAGVLLTLLIIVWALLQERQWLRHYLAEEVSLGYLTSSQYLTVCSGRARIRRQLHVLLASGPAAYWRTVSLHHHLSELAYKKHHYARFQDEQSLQMIQRLRGSIQERALQ; translated from the coding sequence ATGAACGAACCAACTTCTACCATCTTATTCCTCTCTATCCTGGCGGCGGCTGCGCCTGTCTTGCTCTATATCGGCCTGGTTTATTGGGTAGACCGATATGAAAAGGAGCCGTGGTGGCTGCTGGCGGCCGCCTTCTTCTGGGGCGCTGTGCCCAGCATTCTGTTTGCCTATCTGTTTAACACGCTGTTCAGCCTGCCCTTCTTTTTTCTAGCGGGCGAGACGCTGGGCGAGACGCTTGGCGCCAGTTTTGTCGCCCCCATTGTAGAAGAGTCTATCAAAGGGCTGGCCGTTTTGGGTATATTTGTGCTGTGGCGGCATGAAATAGACAGCCCGTTGGATGGCATTATTTACGGCGCGATGGTCGGATTGGGCTTTGCCCTGGTGGAAAATGTGTTTTATTTTGTCGCCGTCTATCAGGAAGGAGGAGTGGAAGCGTGGGGCATGAATGTTTTCCTGCGCGGAATTGTGTTTGGCCTAAACCATGCCTTGTTTAGCAGCCTGACCGGCCTGGGCGTGGCGGTAGCGCGTTTGTCAACCAATCCGCTGACAAAAGTGGGGGCGTTGATTGGTGGTTGGGCAACGGCCGTATTCCTCCATTTCCTGCACAATTTCACCCTCTCTTTCGGCAATTTGCTGTGTCTGGTGGCCTTGTTTAGCGATTGGGCGGGCGTGCTGCTGACACTGCTCATCATCGTGTGGGCGCTGCTGCAAGAACGCCAATGGCTGCGCCACTATCTGGCGGAGGAAGTAAGCCTCGGATACCTCACCAGCAGCCAATACCTGACGGTCTGCTCTGGCCGCGCCCGCATCCGGCGACAATTACACGTCTTGCTGGCCTCCGGTCCAGCGGCTTATTGGCGCACGGTTAGCTTGCACCACCATCTGAGCGAACTGGCCTACAAAAAACACCACTATGCCCGCTTTCAGGATGAGCAAAGCCTTCAGATGATTCAACGTCTGCGGGGAAGCATTCAGGAACGCGCCTTACAGTAG
- a CDS encoding DinB family protein, producing MLQEPPPIAGLLDELAWFATAVAQTTSTTDLDWQWRPAPEEWSLTELFCHLRDVEREVHQARFRRMMAADNAFIPGATADAWVIERAYARQDGRLALADFLAARRETLALLPGADDPFWQRRGRHAFFGPTSAHELLNLAVKHDQAHWEQLQKLL from the coding sequence ATGCTGCAAGAACCGCCGCCTATTGCTGGGCTTCTGGACGAGTTGGCGTGGTTTGCAACGGCCGTTGCCCAAACCACATCCACCACTGATTTGGATTGGCAGTGGCGGCCGGCTCCTGAAGAATGGTCGTTGACCGAACTCTTTTGCCATTTGCGCGACGTGGAACGCGAAGTCCATCAGGCCCGTTTTCGCCGCATGATGGCCGCCGACAATGCTTTTATCCCTGGCGCTACGGCCGACGCCTGGGTGATTGAGCGAGCGTATGCCCGGCAAGACGGCCGTCTTGCTCTGGCCGATTTTCTTGCTGCACGCCGCGAAACCCTCGCCTTGCTGCCAGGGGCAGACGATCCATTTTGGCAGCGGCGCGGCCGCCACGCTTTTTTTGGCCCCACCAGCGCCCACGAACTCCTCAACCTGGCCGTCAAACATGATCAGGCCCATTGGGAACAGCTGCAGAAACTACTGTAA
- a CDS encoding HAD family hydrolase, producing MLQAVLFDLDDTLLGNNMDTFIPGYFALLGKYAERYLPRDRFLRELMVCTQAMISSTDTAVSNRDVFWGTFQQRTGLDPTELEPFFETFYAEQFPQLAAATSKRAGAPELVQLCLDRGLKVVIATNPMFPRRAVEERLAWAGLPLSDYAYDLVTSYEVMHATKPHPAYYREILAYIQVSPAAALMVGDDWENDIAPAAAVGCATYWLPAENAAPPDPSLLTGSGSLAQLYAQLADGWPDAAGQKAH from the coding sequence ATGCTGCAAGCTGTTTTGTTTGATTTAGACGATACTCTGCTGGGGAATAACATGGACACCTTTATCCCTGGCTATTTTGCATTGTTGGGCAAATACGCGGAGCGGTATTTGCCGCGCGACCGCTTTTTGCGGGAACTCATGGTTTGCACGCAGGCCATGATAAGCAGTACGGATACGGCCGTTTCCAACCGTGATGTTTTCTGGGGAACCTTCCAGCAGCGAACGGGTCTGGACCCGACCGAACTGGAACCCTTTTTCGAGACCTTTTACGCCGAACAATTCCCGCAGTTGGCCGCCGCCACCAGCAAACGGGCGGGTGCGCCTGAGTTGGTACAGCTTTGCCTGGATCGCGGCCTGAAGGTGGTGATTGCCACCAACCCTATGTTTCCCCGGCGCGCCGTGGAAGAGCGCCTGGCCTGGGCCGGACTGCCCCTCAGCGACTATGCTTATGACCTGGTGACCAGTTACGAAGTGATGCACGCCACCAAGCCCCATCCGGCCTATTACCGGGAAATTTTGGCCTACATCCAGGTCTCGCCCGCAGCGGCGCTGATGGTGGGTGATGATTGGGAGAACGACATTGCCCCGGCGGCGGCCGTTGGCTGTGCCACCTATTGGCTGCCGGCCGAAAACGCCGCGCCGCCGGACCCTTCCTTGTTAACCGGTTCTGGCTCGTTGGCCCAGTTGTACGCGCAGTTGGCCGACGGTTGGCCTGACGCCGCCGGGCAAAAGGCGCACTGA